A portion of the Salminus brasiliensis chromosome 9, fSalBra1.hap2, whole genome shotgun sequence genome contains these proteins:
- the LOC140561633 gene encoding DNA damage-inducible transcript 4-like protein: MVATSTLKKNSECISDYIDRGYDQSCIDNELDFWERCLAEPYLSVEVCEERACQQLARLLEGCLARAKASTLRCAQVLVPETLTRRVARDVLRLAAGEPCGLRGCVLDVRLELEEQQQRRCERLERLVCDTSVVPTFELTLVFKQDGGGWPSLRDFLRIGTCFPPGFRRALKLRPGFRLVKKKLYSSAAGTVVEEC, from the exons ATGGTTGCTACAAGCACATTAAAGAAAAACTCAGAATGCATCTCGGATTATATCGACAGAGGATACGACCAGTCTTGCATCGATAACG AGCTGGACTTCTGGGAGCGATGCCTGGCTGAGCCGTACCTGAGTGTGGAGGTGTGCGAGGAGCGGGCCTGTCAGCAGCTGGCGCGACTGTTGGAGGGCTGCCTGGCGCGGGCCAAGGCCAGCACGCTGCGGTGCGCTCAGGTGCTGGTACCGGAGACGCTGACACGCCGGGTTGCGCGAGACGTGCTGCGTCTGGCGGCGGGCGAGCCGTGCGGGCTCCGCGGCTGTGTGCTGGATGTGCggctggagctggaggagcagcagcagcgtcgGTGCGAGAGGCTGGAGAGGCTGGTGTGCGACACCAGTGTCGTGCCCACCTTTGAGCTCACGCTGGTCTTCAAGCAGGATGGGGGCGGCTGGCCCAGCCTGAGGGACTTCCTGCGCATCGGCACGTGCTTTCCCCCGGGTTTCCGCCGTGCCCTCAAATTGCGGCCTGGCTTCAGGCTCGTGAAGAAGAAGCTGTACTCTTCGGCGGCCGGTACCGTGGTGGAGGAATGCTGA